TCTTGTGGCCTTACTTGAGAAAAAGGCAGCAAGGAGTCTTAAAAGACTGCTCAAAGTCGGCAACTCACAACGTCTTGTGTCTGTCAAAGATTTGTTCAATGAAGATGAAGAAAATGAGAAGAATGGGAAAAGCAagactaaattaacaaaaaagagTGATAAAGATGGAAATGTAAAGGAAGTTAAAGAAACGCTTTCACAAATATATGGGAAGAATAAAGAACAGAAGATGAAATTCAAAAACAGTCACATAGCAAGTGAAGTGTACAGAATAAGACGGGATAAGATTGTGTGACGTGTAGTGTAGCATGGCTAGTTTCCTGATATTTTTGCGGTGTAGCGACTGCAATACGACCGTCATTTGTCACTGAAAACAAGACTGCATGGTTTCCTAATGTTTTATGTCCATTTTGAAATAGTGTTTTGATGAGTCATATTGCAGTATTTAAATGCAATGTAATGAGGAATCTAAGCTTTAGtattgtttgtatatatttccaaataaatcACAAGTATGATTTGATATTTGCTGCACAGATTTAAATGACGATGGATATTTGCATGTAAAAAGAATTTCAATTGTTGTATAATTCATTTTGATATATTGGATTATTATGGCTCAATGGGAatgaaacaaacaatatcttcattcttcctttatatttatttattttttattatatgtatttttggatAGTATAATATTGGTTCTGTATCGTATTGTCCCTGTACCGGGCACGCGGCTGCTCCACTGATAAGACGACTTTCGTTCATCATGCAGGCCTACAGCTTTGTAGACTTCATGGTTCACATACctcctttaattttattaaatgtgcaCTACATAGGTTCCCCCGCCGTTTTGTTTACCTAATTAAGGACCAAAAACTTGATTGATTTGgccaaatatatgtataatgatataaattgtattctttGATTTTCATAACTTACCAAAAAGCGTTTGTAAATTGTTGGTGATGTTATAGCTCGAATGATTGTAAGGTAAGAAAATACAAGATTCGTATgttcagttattttatttagattgtttgtaaataaacttttagatataaaacaattgaattattttagtcCCCCTCACATATGCTCTCATGTGGTGTATTACAGCGTGCCACAggatcaatatttattacggtaattaattacaaattttatttaattacataaaactaaatatatatagtgtatttaatcgatttttatcacaaaatagAGCTATGAATGAagtcattaataaatactatacaAATTACGTCTCacacataaaaaagaaaacaataatacatagtaatttattatgtaacatGCTGCTCAACATGTTTTATAACACCATACTCAACCCGTCAGTGTGCTAGAAAATTCGGAATATGATGCGCGTCATCTTGGAATTATATTCGACATTGACAAACATTTCTTATGACAAATGTTGCACATCATTTATAATTGGCTAAAAATAAGTCCTAGGTATTTAACTtaacatgttaataaataatcgaATTTTAGGATTTATCGTATCATCTTTATGTTCGTTTTCTTCCATCATCTTCTTGAACAATACAATGTTATTGTTGCATAATTTGTCGTAAGTACTTGTGTATATCGGATTATCGATAATCGATAAGATGTTATCGATAACTTTTGAGCCATTGTTGTACATCTTTATAATCTTCTTTGCACACTCATTCGTCCACATTGTctcttctaaaaatatgttgtatCGCTCATTCTGATCGAAGACTCGGcactgaaattatttaaaaatatttaacgttacTAGTAAATTCGATAAATCTAGAGTGAGTGGTTCGtacaatttatgatttataatttattttatataaatataattcattcaagttcttataatatattaataaaatcacccACAAAACTACTTATGCAGTTTGTGTGCAGGGTCTTAGTAAGCCcctaacttaatattattatgctttaTAATTTTCAAGGTTTTTAATAGTAGGAGAAAATACCTTAATGATCAATGAATCTACTTTGTTTCATTTTGAGCTACgaagatttataatatagatttcttctgtttatttaaagaaagtaaaaaaaaacttttttaaggTCAAAATATAAAGTGACAACCaataactaaacaatattttacatccACCACAATTAAAATTCGATCAtcagaaaaaactaaaatattgtgtaacatGCCTCATCATTAAGCTCATCAGTGAGACACACTTCAGACCGGAAGTCGAGCAATGCCACCAGCACATACAACGCTACACTATCTTCATATCTCTCCATATAGTCCGTGAGCATTTCCGCACATTTGCTCGATATGAGGCTAGAGTTGATTCCTAGTACGGACAGAATTGTGTTTGCCGTTCTCTGGCGCAGTGTATCACTGTCGTCTTCTAGAGTCGTTATTAGTGTTGCGAAGAATGTTGCTGTGTATTCAACtgtaggaaaaaatatttatttatgttttgcatTCTTTTCAACCGACTTCATGAAAAGgaagaggttatcaattcagcttgaacgttttttttatttgatctaataaaattaaattgtgcaattataatttttttaaattttgttctactttattattatttagcgTCACTGCAACCACATGATCtaattaaattcacaaaaaGTCCCTAAATCTTCTAGTCAAATAACCactaataaagaaattaaagtcgagaattatacaaaaacaaactgTCAGAGCAAATTTAAAAACGAACTCACATTGGTTTTCTTTGCTCAATCCACTCAAATCCAAATTGATTAACCGCGTAGCATTTTTCTCCAAGAATCCAACCACTACACTTCGACTTTCGTCCTTATTATCAGGAGTGCTATGATTGAATAAAGACCTTATAACTTCCGTAATTAAGGTTAAATTTAACTGGTCTAAATGTTTTGTAACAAATTGAGACAGGCTctctaaataaatatgtattaaattttcatGCGATTTGTCAATACATTCGAATAATTTTCCAACAATATGGTCGATAGAAAAATCGTTTTCACTATCGATATCGACAATCGCTCGCTGCGTGTCGCCCTCTATCGTCAGAACTTTCAAACACTTCTGCTTACATTCCAAATATTTTGCAGTTCTCATTATTTCGCACAACACGTTTATGTATTTCTCgttgtttttaagttttaacagtACTTTATCATGATTAATTTCTGTTAAATGTTCTTGTAACTTGTTTTCCGCTTCTAGACTTGCGTGTTGTATTAACAGATAATTCAAAGCTGCTAACACAACGTCGTAGGACTTGTGTTTAAGAGCCTTTAACACTTCTTCACAAATTCTATCTATTTTATCGAGTTTAGTCAGTATAATGAGATATAAATACATTGCGTTGGCCAGACACACTTCTCTGCCTGATGTTATGTGCGGTATTTTGtcgttgaaaattaaaattggtaGTAATGTAAGGATTCTTATTATGGTTTCTTCTTTTAAAACTGTTGGGAATCTGTAACAAGATTCTTTAATGAATTTCAAAGAAAAGAAAGTAGTGCAAACGTTTAAAAAGAACTAgtgagttaaaattaaaatacacatcGACTCATTGGGGATAATATAGATTACACATTTCCAAACTGATTATCGACATTAATATCGTTATCGATATGAAATGAATGACAAAGAAGTTCAATGCCGATATCACAACTTTGAATTTCGATATCCTGCGCAAATAAATATCGACTATTTTACTAGGAACggctgcttcggtggcgtagttttatacATGCGTGATACAACTTCTACTCTGAGGTCCTAGCACGTCTTCTTCGTATCAGCCCCTAGTCTGGTATTTGTGATTGTTGGCGCCGTAATTTCAGATTGTAGCTCTATGCGGCCCGCTATTCTGCCACACCGCGGGCTGCGCCGTGACACGTCGATCAACGGGCCGCACCGACGACCTCGCAGTCGACGCGGCAATTTAAAACGGCGAATCACCGTCGCTTCGCGGGCATCGGTTGAACCGACGCGCACACAAGATTGGCGGAGCGGTGGTGGCCAATGACACGGAGCGTCGACGCGTCGCGTGTGAGGAACGACCGGGAACCCCCGCCGCAGCGTCTCTTTGGCAGCCGACAACGTTCACTAACACAATTcactattattgtaaatttaaataaactatcatTCCCCCAACAGTGATCGATATGGCCATAGACCTTATCCCTATTACAACACGGGACGGAATACGTACTACAAAAAGTGGTAGCCCTAGTTGCTCCTCTGCTTACACCTCCGTGTTTAAGGCGTGaggtgtgtttgtttttattttactacataaaATGAGGTTGCAATACAAATATCACTCACCTCCAAACCAACAAGTTGACCACTTTAACCCACTCATCTACAATGACATAGCAAGGCGTGTGTCCTGCACCTTGCTCCAACACCCACACACTGCCATCGACACTGCGCGCGAGTCTATCGACCATAGCACTGTCTATACTGACGTCGGGTTTCGCGTCCAGTAACCTTATCAACTGCAGGAGGATCCCGTGGCAGTAGTTACGCTTTATATTCATGTCGTGGAGAATGGTGAACATTGATTCTATATGGGTCAGGTATCTAgaaaaataacatgtttaatgagtaaaaaaggCTGAGTTAATGCCGGCTTGAAGTTAGTCATGTTTCTGTGGACTAGCTGATCATAGATGTAGAGGACATGCCTTGCCTAATTCTATGATTGAatcgtaaaattaataacagaCAGTAACCGCAAAAGTAGTAGCATTGCAGTCTTAATGAGAATGCAAATGTTTTTAGGTGTAATGATGTTTATTATTGCTTCATTAGAACAGGTGTGATTGTGTTTATAAAGTTGTATTTAACGTACTGTTCGGGCGATATCAAAGGCACCATGGCCTTGGCAGCCAGCTGCCTCGTCTTCAGCACGCTACTCTTGGCACACGACAACACGTGCGGGACGAACGCCACCAGCTGGAAAGCAATTGAATTAACATTATATAACTCCCAAGCATGGTGATAagcaaagattaaaaaatattttttttggtcacTTCACGGATCTCTAACCATTCTTTTAATGAAAGTTTCtcagtattaaattttaattaaaaattaaagattgATCCAATATGATTGAAGTGCTAAcattgggttaggttaggttagaattaaattatatttcgttcGAGTTTACCTTAAGGTTAGAGACGGTGCCCTCCAGAGAGGAGGGATACAGGCGAGCTAGGAGCAGCAGTATCGGGTACAGTGATGGGTGGATGTTCTGCTCGTTTCCACTATCACTCATTTCTTGGAGCTTTTCCTGGAAATGTACATGTTTTGTTATTGCATAGACAGTTGAAATTTTATGTGTGGATAGTAATATGTATAAGGACAGCTCTACAAAGCGAATTTTGAACAGggttttttataatgatttcttatgtttacgcgaatgttagacattgaaattaaactaattttccggattctatattgtaactttgactttgcggatgaacaacacctcagtcccccccgtgaccatgacggctgcaaagtcttcgaaacgtcgggagaaaaataaaaaataaaaaaccgcgatagaatccggaaaattagtttaatttcaagggttttttatcttattttgcGACCAATTTTAATGgtgtatttgtaaaattgtttttttttaatgttatcaacggttacgtataaaataatgtacaaaatcaaacatagtcatcTACCATTGTATACACgagtagattttttaaaaataataacttctattgacattctttttattattattttatttattacaagttacaatttataaaaagaatacttttataaatattcaaaaattaactgctacacaatattattatttatttagagtatCTTATTGGTCAAAATATATCTTGTTGTTAAATACGGCGTTTTGGACATGTTGCGTTATTCTACCCATTACTTGTTTGTATAAGATAAAGTGAGAGTATGTGGTAGGTGCTGACCAGCATGTAGTCGTAGAGCCTGGGATGTCGCAGGAAGAAGATGCGTCCGGTCATCTTGTTGCGCAGCGCCAGCGCGTCGCCGCCGCGCATGCGCGCCGCGCCGAACGTGCGCGTCACCAGCGACGACAGCAGCAGCGTCGCCGAGTTGCGCTCCTGCACACACACCGCCGCTCAGTACCGACGCACCGACAGATTAGGTGCTTTCTCTAATATCGTTTTAAATGTAcactttaaattgaatattttttcgttttctactatgtagagataaaagcttatcgcaaaatatatttttgacaaattcaagtaacataattattaagtaaatctCAACAATTATTTGAAAGGTATTTGTGTTTAGTATAAACGAGTGCTACAGCTCGCGGTCTGACCGTCCAGCTGCGGCGCTGGAAGCCGTGCAGCGCGGCGAGCAGCGCGTCCTGCGCgtgcgccgcgcccgccgcctgcagcgccgcgccgcgcaccaGCGCGCGCAACACGTTGCAGCACCGCGCCCACACCTCCGCCTCTTCCGTCTCACTGCACAACTCTACATCTTCCTTTATCCTTCTAGATTCTTCTGTCTCTGATGTAGATTGCTCTAtgctttctttttttaaatttgtgctACACCGTTGAATGAGTTGCGTAACGCAATCGTGAAATAATCGAGAACTGCCGAGTGCTTGCACTTCACTAGTTACTAGCGCCTGCAAAATTCATAGCAAAACGAAATCAAATTAtgagtaaaatataatgaaaaatgttgcaaaaatggcctatttaattttttttctactttcattttaaatacataaaaattcatTAAGAACACAATAACTCTACAGTACAAGATGTAAAAAAGTGCAAAAAATGGATACATGAATAacttgtcatataaaaattctaaCTTTTGTTAATCataactgtaatttttattttgtagcccAAATATTATAGAATTGGTTTATATCATTTACTAActgttttctaaataataaaagtggTATTTGCATCGAACAAGCTGGTGTTGGTGATAATAATGTGTGTGCCTTGACCTGTATCATGAAAGGCACGCCGGCGCTCCGGCGCGTGGCGCAGAGCTGGCCGCCCGGCGCCGTGACGGCGTGCAGCAGGCGCCGCAGCCACGCGCGCGGCATGCAGTGCAGCGCTGCGCCGCGGCACCGCCACagcctgcgcacgcgcaccacTCACTCACTCGCGGGCTACGGACGTCCAGCTATGATGGCGTCTCAACATCTAGCTGTCTAATACTACTCGTCAAATAGTTGCCTAATACACCCCCCTCCCTCCCCTAAGCAATTCTAGTgcactcggtctccacaccgaatgctaGCCCaggagccgttcaagtattacataacacaatttttgaagatttttaacacccccccccccctccccaatgtaacgcgccgtaatgTTTTCCTATACGCCCCCCCcccctcaaaaagttatgtaaccctaaaattatattttttttttaaaagtgccGCAAACTCGCTAAaaacctttgttattgtttttgaataaaaaatccaatgtttcATAGCGCGTTGTACGAATCCCCTccccgcgcctgtaacgcatcgtaacgttttacaagaccccacCTCCCCTCTGAATTGCATTATGGTAAGCTTGTACGACCCCCCATGCACGGAaagacatttgtcgcggccctaggctaTACGGTTATGTATATATCTCATGGTTGTTACTACACATTGTAGCCCATGAGAGCccacgaacatttcctggccttcccCTCTCCACTGATCCAAAGATTTCTTTTCCTTCCTCCACACTTCTTTCCACAAAATATCCCCCTCCAACTTTCCTTCCAAATATTGGTatgaatatttgttaaaagtaaatgcaaCAACCgctaataaaatttgaatgacATTTGGCACATGGAGAGACTTTGTACATTTTATCTTGGTATTTAAgtgtgaaatatttgaattactaTTCTGTCAATCTGTTGAACTTTAAGTAGATGGCACTATGATTTCTTACAGTAATTAGGATTTCTGCCGCGGAGAAGACTATTTACCTGGCGAAGCCTTGAACACctagtttattaatttacaagCCTACCACTCGTAGAATTTACTGCTTACCTATCCAGCAGTCTAGTGAAGCCGACATAGGCCTGCTCGAAGGCGCCGCGGTGTTTGGTCTCGGCCAGGAGTGTGGTGAAGTGCTGCCCCATGGCGGCCAACTGGGTGGCGTCCAGAGTCCCTGTCGCGTGACCCTCGCCGCTGATGCTCAGGCGTGAAGATATCGTGCCCAGGAGGAGGGATACCTTCATAAACATTTCAATTGCATTttgatggtaggatatttatacCTGCATGGATAGAAACTAcattaaataagatttaaaactCGCCAGtgacgtaagtatgtcgcgttccgggatcagcctgtgtatattcgattccaacaggacgcataattgtgtcgattgtcgagaggtaatcatctctcgtcagtcgacattctattggacctcactttaCAGCATCAAGGTGCACAGGGGTTACTTTtccatgcacgtataaaaaaaactatagttaactgattattgaaaatgatatATAGTGTTGAGTAAGAATATGCCGCATTGCATTTTCACCCTGTTAGTCTACTTGCAGCGTAGGTGAGCTGAGTTGTGGAAATTCACTTTACTCACTTTATGTAAGTATACTAACATGTTTCTTCGAAATGGTACTTATTTCTTAAACGGATTTAATTTCAGGCTGGTAGTTGGTAACGAAAACTTATACCTGTCCCTCGCTTATCCAGATTATATAACagaattgtagaaaaatctgattgtattaacatatttaatgactcgcttcctatcttcaaaaagaaagtattgaactcgcttgttgaaaccttaatttagttttatattcagtcttatattgaGAATATattgcacttatggtgcagccaattgtttattgtaatgtatttatatgttcatgctgtgatagcctgtaattaaaacagcactgcagcaattacttactgaattgttaaaaaaaactatgtaaggtgtataattataaataatttttccaACAAGCTGAAAATTACGTTGACACATCGGCATAACGACAAGTAATTCAAGTATGGTGCAGTAGTTACCTCTTTGACGGACCTCCAGGCACACAGCAGCACCATCTGCGCCGTGACGGGCCGCCCGTCCGACAACACCACGCCGCTATACAAAACATGTTTCAGTTCCTAACTTTGTcgttcaaagttctgtatgatgttgctactgtttatgggcggtcgtatcgcttaccatcaggcgaacggcaagctcgtctcgtcattaaaatttaataaacaataaacctCGCTAGACATTTAATTGAAAAAGGGCGGTGGAAATgtgaaaataactttattatagcagttgaatgacgagacgagtttgccgttcgcctgatggtaagcgatacgaccgcccataaacagtagcgaTACTATAGAAaactttgtatacaaagtaCTGCGCGACAATCACTacgctcgtcaccctgagacataaTGCATTAAGCCTCGTTATGCCAAGTTACGCTGGTTATAACGTCTTTCGAGCAAGACTAATAGTGCATGCACACTGTtatttggcggtagaaatagacattgtggtgatAGTTAACTAGTTGGCCCCTTGGATACGAGATTTACGAGTTTACTACCATACAAGAACCAGTAGTAAGAAAATGAAAACTTCTAACGATACTCCGTGAATGGGGAACCTTAAGCAAAGTACTATCTAGCACTGTTTCACAATGTGATGTGGCAGTTTGTTGGTGCGTTATAGCCCACTTGACCTGAAGCCGCTATCTTGCTCTTTGACGGTTTATGAATCTCTTCTCGTTGTTTCAGCCATGGCAGCTAATCTAAATGGAGatcaacccccccccccccgaggcaattcttgtgcgcttggtctccacaccaaatgcacgcccatgcatgggggcacatttgccgcgaccctaggcgcacagctcgtgcgtatgcctcttggttgccaaattcacattgaggtctatctaagggttcgtgaacatttcccttcccttgTTCCAACCATCCTGATaactcctcttccttccccttctcttccttccctttatcccctcccttcttcctcccgggccctaagaccaTCTAGCTGGAGGCAACCGAGCCTCCAGTGATAgtggtagggcccaccaactcatcatggggctgccgtggttgttaagccgggggatcgcttgtacaccgttagcagggtacccccggtgataaccacggcagttccccaaaaaaaaaaaaaaaatggagatCAACCAGTGCACAAGTAtttgcactctttgttccttcactctcatagtccgatgagacggcaatccgatatgaccggagagagatcaggcggaggaccaacggctttacgtgcttatcAACGAACGGGGATATTATACCTCCAACTACCTGACTCCGAGCTACAACTGAGgactcagtcacaattattttcgtcccgacccggaattcgagcCTAACACCTCTGCCCGATAATCGTCCCTATACCAaatacgcaatacaactacgccaccgagtaaATAGTAAATCCTTTATTTGCGAAAAAGTTAGTACAGTATAGAATCTTAAATCGAGGCATTAATAACGTCGGCAATCTTGACTATTGATTATATTGActctgtaaaataaattatacattacgATTAACGATTTACATCAAATTGTCGAGTATGTGTCCTGAATAAGAGTGTGTAAAAACGGCTTATTCGAGTgtatttatttctcataattcatagttataTTATTGGCCAAGTGTAAAAAAGCATTAGAGGATTATTTTCGATAATCGATATTTATCGTTCTTCTTAAATGGCCCGATAACCGATAAattatcgattatcgattatCGGATTGCATGCCCTAGTCGGCATATACCAAAAATCTAGGTGGTACTGAAGGTATGGCTCACCCCGAGTTCCCGTGGTCGGAGACGGCGACGCCGCAGGAGTCCATGGGCAGGTGTCCCTCGGGCGACGAGTTGTTGACGACGCAGGCCGCGGCCGCCGACACCCGCACGCAGCTGGCGATCATCTGCTGCACCAGCGATGTCCAGGCGGGATCGGAGCGAATCGCTCTGAAACGAGTCTTGTGTAAGCTATGACTTAGGAAATAATTCACACTTCattatagttgttttttttaataaacatgaaaGTCTGGTACACGATGTTAGTCAGATTCTATCGCCCTTGGACATAATGTTTCAAAGGATATATGACCGATATCCGATATCACGACTGTTATTGACTACTTATATTTCAAGAAACTGGTGAATTGATTTCCACAGTGTATTACTTGATCAAATTGTTTCATGCAGTTCTACAGGTGTTAAATGATTTTTCTGAATAGGTATTCAAGATCAGTGTTTAACATTTACCACTAGAACTGAACTCACTCAGCATCCACGTATCTCATGAGATGCGCCATGCAGTGCAGCACGCCGTACATGGGACCCTCTCTGGCGCCCACCACGATGTTCCGCGTGCAGATGTCCAGTTCCAACGACAACTGCTTCAGCAAACGATGTAAGAGCGTGTACATTACCGGCTCGGCGGTTGTACTgcgaaatgtaataaaaatataataagtgctggtggtagaatgtattataaattagcccggatagcgaccaaagtacacaaggtgttaaaacccgccatagaggcccacgtaagtgtatcgcgttccgagatcaccctgtatatccggttccaacaggccggcataattgtggcaaagtgaacccactgcacctaatggtagtggagtgggctccaatagcatgtcaactgacgagagatgattacccctcgagagTCAACACagttataccggcctgttggaacctgttGATTTAAAAACGTTCTGAATCACCCTGTAGACACTCACCACGTAATCCcttctaatatattttgtggCAGTTTTCTCCTCAGGAAATCGAATTTATAGGCGGCTGAAGTGCAGTCAGTGGGCTTCAGAGACGACGCTTGTCGAAGAATATCTTCGAAATTCGTGCTTATCGTGTATGTGTTTTCctgaaataattatacatttacctccctattcatagatgttttttatataaggacgaatagaagcattgctgtgataacaaatctgtttctcagtgctcacGGCATAACAACCTTTGCAGTGCATAGACATTGGGCCGTTTTGTTGGCTaaaattgagatacaactttaatctagttggctgtcagaaaaacaaagctgagaaatagacttgttatcacagcaatgctccgtccttagataaataacgtctatgaataagtggGATAGAAAATTACTAgcattttaaaagcaaaaaatattacagaaaggcacgagtcgtgagcacactcgtgATTGGTCGGCCTGACGTTTTACACCTTGAGGTTTCACGTAATTGGTTCCTAAGTTTGTGCTCGTTGTCTATTGGCTTACATGTTCTGCAGTTACTGTACACTTCCGTcctatttgtaaatgttttatattatatttttactagcttttgcccgcggctccgcccgcgttataaagtt
The nucleotide sequence above comes from Manduca sexta isolate Smith_Timp_Sample1 chromosome 11, JHU_Msex_v1.0, whole genome shotgun sequence. Encoded proteins:
- the LOC115446155 gene encoding thyroid adenoma-associated protein homolog → MNGLTLRVTGGSSKKKKTSIGYSPVVVNVHERDFGAKSKLLEEFNQASSSDEQLALLKTIFNEIDNASDVDMMKFLVTVFFQAECKHPVKCFITRQITKRNDLQDIFASILAEEINTFIASEHNNYKIYIDIVTKVSACVENFQAGAAAVRTVQMPLAKYFNSCLECCITTLRENTSLSPTEKNEIFNLAHLASRLILYIMQRVDCVNVMNLTALFSSVRSFVKQLMYDGDVPMDTKSVCGILYLTMHLLENGSESWVDILQPNQSVPDLMDLLKEEASQLSLYSAITTVVSVDKLQSQIQNSPACLMLTHLLMEIGERRSSDSVFILGVSRTLLQLCKMLDKITDQQMGLKMVDSLLVFIWSHLEHYMDSVSHLTAQMLNCVVRYCSHLKKQGNDKAINELFSSLLSLDKMRKSYYLSISALTTELGALSIMERLPSIIPELLAALNVQAVQASTTTALETMLQKHIKECSTDEVHKQWIEPMMAYVTTNTLDSTVLNILESLLVKAVKWDENIMTRILPYIEQTDNTTRDVKCVLMLLSVVRKAGVANRQSVEHAGKWKGLISYDVLNMAAVDAVDETRILSLSLIVESPKSTEVFTSGDLSFILYYLKYNINAQAPNFRQLTLSIMKKFMKRLEESAKVLKRQHQPHLEEYVRFAGGLRALCFHSLPPGANYTRRAVALQILAWTEPLGWDSVWKREYVDKLLLHLEDSYENNKALALEILDHCPADMFKENTYTISTNFEDILRQASSLKPTDCTSAAYKFDFLRRKLPQNILEGITCTTAEPVMYTLLHRLLKQLSLELDICTRNIVVGAREGPMYGVLHCMAHLMRYVDAEAIRSDPAWTSLVQQMIASCVRVSAAAACVVNNSSPEGHLPMDSCGVAVSDHGNSGGVVLSDGRPVTAQMVLLCAWRSVKEVSLLLGTISSRLSISGEGHATGTLDATQLAAMGQHFTTLLAETKHRGAFEQAYVGFTRLLDRLWRCRGAALHCMPRAWLRRLLHAVTAPGGQLCATRRSAGVPFMIQALVTSEVQALGSSRLFHDCVTQLIQRCSTNLKKESIEQSTSETEESRRIKEDVELCSETEEAEVWARCCNVLRALVRGAALQAAGAAHAQDALLAALHGFQRRSWTERNSATLLLSSLVTRTFGAARMRGGDALALRNKMTGRIFFLRHPRLYDYMLEKLQEMSDSGNEQNIHPSLYPILLLLARLYPSSLEGTVSNLKLVAFVPHVLSCAKSSVLKTRQLAAKAMVPLISPEQYLTHIESMFTILHDMNIKRNYCHGILLQLIRLLDAKPDVSIDSAMVDRLARSVDGSVWVLEQGAGHTPCYVIVDEWVKVVNLLVWRFPTVLKEETIIRILTLLPILIFNDKIPHITSGREVCLANAMYLYLIILTKLDKIDRICEEVLKALKHKSYDVVLAALNYLLIQHASLEAENKLQEHLTEINHDKVLLKLKNNEKYINVLCEIMRTAKYLECKQKCLKVLTIEGDTQRAIVDIDSENDFSIDHIVGKLFECIDKSHENLIHIYLESLSQFVTKHLDQLNLTLITEVIRSLFNHSTPDNKDESRSVVVGFLEKNATRLINLDLSGLSKENQFEYTATFFATLITTLEDDSDTLRQRTANTILSVLGINSSLISSKCAEMLTDYMERYEDSVALYVLVALLDFRSEVCLTDELNDECRVFDQNERYNIFLEETMWTNECAKKIIKMYNNGSKVIDNILSIIDNPIYTSTYDKLCNNNIVLFKKMMEENEHKDDTINPKIRLFINMLS